Proteins from a single region of Catenulispora acidiphila DSM 44928:
- a CDS encoding aminoglycoside phosphotransferase family protein, protein MRGMRSVPLLGDVLTAQLGAPKRVKTLSSSPRSAVWRAAFGGTPAVIKHLVPGDGADDFFAREVAALQAASAVQPPVVPRLLGADPVERTLVTEYVEERPPAANWVVAYAAALGRLHGAPTEGVDLPRWNGPTSADVEAFVKLAAWLGATDTDKASAELEDLLTRLKTRSSRRDLLHGDPCPTNDLHTAQGVRFIDFEQASLGDGMVESAYLRIGFPTCWCSTTQPPELLAEAEAAYSAASGRTIDEHELADACTSWTIRGDALVERAFRETQDHLARLAVEDWKWWTVSARDRLAYRLGVIGGLAADDGPLGETARLAGWMRAAMLARWPGLRPLPAKRP, encoded by the coding sequence ATGAGGGGCATGCGGTCAGTACCTCTGCTCGGCGATGTCCTGACGGCCCAGCTCGGCGCTCCGAAGCGGGTCAAGACGCTCAGCAGCAGCCCGCGCTCGGCGGTCTGGCGCGCGGCCTTCGGCGGCACTCCGGCGGTGATCAAGCATCTGGTCCCCGGCGACGGCGCGGACGACTTCTTCGCCCGCGAGGTCGCGGCTCTGCAGGCGGCATCGGCCGTGCAGCCGCCGGTGGTGCCGCGTCTGCTCGGCGCGGATCCGGTCGAGCGCACGCTGGTGACGGAGTACGTGGAGGAACGCCCGCCTGCCGCAAATTGGGTCGTCGCGTACGCGGCAGCGCTGGGACGACTGCACGGAGCACCGACGGAAGGCGTCGATCTGCCGCGCTGGAACGGACCGACGAGTGCGGACGTCGAGGCGTTTGTGAAGCTTGCGGCATGGCTCGGCGCAACGGATACCGACAAAGCTTCCGCAGAGCTCGAAGACCTGCTCACTCGCTTGAAGACGCGGTCCTCTCGCCGAGACCTGCTGCACGGCGATCCCTGCCCGACCAACGACCTGCACACGGCACAAGGCGTCCGGTTCATCGACTTCGAGCAGGCGTCGCTGGGTGACGGGATGGTCGAGTCGGCGTATCTGCGCATCGGTTTCCCGACCTGTTGGTGCTCGACCACCCAGCCGCCCGAGCTGCTCGCCGAAGCCGAGGCGGCGTACTCCGCCGCGTCGGGACGCACCATCGACGAACACGAACTCGCCGACGCCTGCACGAGTTGGACGATCCGCGGCGACGCGCTCGTCGAGCGCGCGTTCCGGGAGACGCAGGACCACCTCGCGCGGCTCGCCGTCGAGGACTGGAAGTGGTGGACGGTCAGCGCCCGCGACCGGCTGGCGTACCGGCTCGGCGTGATCGGAGGTCTCGCCGCCGACGACGGTCCGCTCGGCGAGACGGCGCGACTCGCCGGGTGGATGCGGGCGGCGATGCTCGCGCGGTGGCCGGGACTGCGGCCGCTGCCGGCGAAGCGGCCTTGA
- a CDS encoding trypsin-like serine peptidase — MASLAAGCASSGVIGQQSSGGEFGKDFVGAVLSPNAPSAGGAHQGKDGGLTGQQSLPSFDNAPLPQTVAARKLPGPYTTTTGAVTGKLFFYRQGDADSGNYYVCSGTVIKSQNASLVWTAGHCVHDGKGGTWHMNMVFVPAFDNPDGDPNVDPSDLSAYAPLGSFPAVHVWTSPEWVKSGDEHGGDLAHDYGVIEVGRNSQGQTLDAAVESAGAKPVPMWFNAPTEQSKTPQMSIRGYPAAQPYNGMTQYGCTADTVQLLNVTELGPEAKEYRAGCDLTGGASGGGWFARAPGQAAGDVSLVTNTSVGSAHSARGGNWLAGPYLDDSAKQLYGIANGSPAP; from the coding sequence GTGGCTTCTCTGGCGGCCGGCTGCGCCAGTTCCGGCGTGATCGGACAGCAGTCCTCCGGAGGCGAGTTCGGCAAGGACTTCGTCGGCGCGGTGCTCAGCCCGAACGCCCCCTCCGCCGGCGGTGCCCATCAGGGCAAGGACGGCGGCCTGACGGGGCAGCAGTCGCTGCCCTCGTTCGACAACGCGCCACTGCCCCAGACGGTCGCGGCGCGCAAACTGCCGGGCCCGTACACGACCACCACCGGCGCGGTGACCGGCAAGCTCTTCTTCTACCGGCAGGGCGACGCCGACTCCGGGAACTACTACGTGTGCTCCGGCACCGTCATCAAGAGCCAGAACGCCAGCCTGGTGTGGACCGCCGGACACTGCGTCCACGACGGCAAGGGCGGCACCTGGCACATGAACATGGTCTTCGTGCCCGCCTTCGACAACCCCGACGGCGACCCGAACGTGGACCCCAGCGACCTGTCCGCGTACGCCCCGCTCGGCTCGTTCCCGGCCGTCCACGTCTGGACCTCCCCGGAGTGGGTCAAGAGCGGCGACGAGCACGGCGGCGACCTGGCGCACGACTACGGCGTGATCGAGGTCGGGCGCAACTCCCAGGGGCAGACCCTGGACGCGGCGGTGGAGTCCGCGGGCGCCAAGCCGGTGCCGATGTGGTTCAACGCCCCCACCGAACAGTCCAAGACGCCGCAGATGTCGATCCGCGGCTACCCCGCCGCGCAGCCGTACAACGGCATGACGCAGTACGGCTGCACGGCCGACACGGTGCAGCTGCTGAACGTCACGGAGCTCGGCCCGGAGGCGAAGGAGTACCGCGCCGGCTGCGACCTCACCGGCGGCGCCTCCGGCGGCGGCTGGTTCGCGCGGGCGCCGGGCCAGGCCGCGGGGGACGTGTCGCTGGTGACGAACACCTCGGTCGGCAGCGCGCACAGCGCCCGCGGCGGGAACTGGCTCGCCGGACCGTATCTGGACGACAGCGCGAAGCAGCTTTACGGCATCGCGAACGGCTCGCCGGCTCCCTGA
- a CDS encoding ATP-dependent DNA helicase UvrD2: protein MPLTHPGSGPVPAAALLDALDPEQRAVAEALHGPVCVLAGAGTGKTRAITYRIAYGVATGEYIPSQVLAVTFTQRAAGEMRGRLRQLGSGGVQARTFHAAALRQLQYFWPKAVGGPNPQLVDSKIPLVSEAVRRLRLHAERAELRDLAGEIEWAKSTQVVADDYAAAAAKAQRTPPRDAAEVAKVYAEYESAKRDRNAIDFEDVLLLTIGIMEERPDIAATVRNQYRYFTVDEYQDVNPLQQRLLDCWLGERGDVCVVGDASQTIYSFTGADPRYLLDFADRFDDPTVVKLVRDYRSTPQVVALANALLDRAEGRAAKARVQLIAQRADGPRPKFAEHPDAETEAREVAREIKKLVDAGVRLSEVAVLYRINAQSEEYEQAFSDAGVPYILRGVERFFERPEVREAIQVWLRGAAKARSDHASDALPGLGGGPAEDGEGGSLATEVRAIFASHGWTPLAPKGAGRLRDRWESLAALVSLAEEYGRTHPDAGLDRFSAELRERADAQHAPTVEGVTLSTFHAAKGLEWDAVFLVGMTEGMMPITYAETPEQVEEERRLLYVGVTRARERLFLSWALARSPGGRASRSPSRFLDGLRGGVGRDTREGAAGGVIRGGGSGRRRVPTSSGDSEERPRRTVEPITCRVCHRALIDAAERKIGRCEGCPSTLDPELYEALREWRSDQAKKQKLPVFAVFTDATLIAIGESRPATLAALIKIAGVGKAKGDRYGDEVLGLIASSESGTAQSSARTSAQTSAQSSGSAPKPRTAQTSETASEPDPAHKSGQAAAS from the coding sequence ATGCCGCTGACTCATCCCGGTTCCGGCCCGGTTCCCGCCGCCGCGCTGCTGGACGCGCTCGACCCCGAGCAGCGGGCGGTGGCCGAGGCGCTGCACGGGCCGGTGTGCGTGCTCGCCGGCGCCGGGACCGGCAAGACGCGGGCCATCACCTACCGCATCGCCTACGGCGTGGCGACCGGCGAGTACATCCCGAGCCAGGTGCTGGCCGTCACCTTCACCCAGCGGGCGGCCGGGGAGATGCGGGGGCGGCTGCGGCAGCTGGGTTCCGGCGGCGTGCAGGCGCGGACGTTCCACGCCGCGGCGCTGCGGCAGCTGCAGTACTTCTGGCCCAAGGCGGTCGGCGGCCCGAACCCGCAGCTCGTCGACTCCAAGATCCCGCTGGTCTCCGAGGCGGTCCGGCGGCTGCGGCTGCACGCCGAGCGGGCCGAGCTGCGCGACCTGGCCGGCGAGATCGAGTGGGCCAAGTCGACCCAGGTGGTGGCCGACGACTACGCCGCGGCCGCCGCCAAGGCGCAGCGCACGCCGCCGCGCGACGCCGCCGAGGTGGCGAAGGTCTACGCCGAGTACGAGAGCGCCAAGCGGGACCGCAACGCCATCGACTTCGAGGACGTCCTCCTGCTCACCATCGGCATCATGGAGGAGCGCCCGGACATCGCCGCGACGGTGCGCAACCAGTACCGCTACTTCACCGTCGACGAGTACCAGGACGTCAACCCCCTGCAACAGCGCCTGCTGGACTGCTGGCTGGGGGAGCGGGGCGACGTGTGCGTGGTCGGCGACGCCAGCCAGACCATCTACTCCTTCACCGGCGCCGACCCGCGCTACCTGCTGGACTTCGCCGACCGCTTCGACGACCCGACCGTGGTCAAGCTGGTCCGCGACTACCGCTCCACGCCGCAGGTCGTCGCGCTGGCCAACGCTCTGCTGGACCGCGCCGAGGGCCGCGCCGCCAAGGCCCGGGTCCAGCTGATCGCGCAGCGCGCCGACGGTCCGCGCCCGAAGTTCGCCGAGCACCCCGACGCCGAGACCGAGGCCCGCGAGGTCGCCCGGGAGATCAAGAAGCTGGTGGACGCGGGCGTCCGGCTCTCCGAGGTCGCCGTGCTCTACCGCATCAACGCGCAGTCCGAGGAGTACGAGCAGGCGTTCAGCGACGCCGGCGTGCCCTACATACTGCGCGGCGTCGAGCGCTTCTTCGAGCGCCCCGAAGTCCGCGAGGCGATCCAGGTCTGGCTGCGCGGCGCCGCCAAGGCCCGCTCCGACCACGCCTCCGACGCCCTCCCCGGCCTCGGCGGCGGCCCGGCCGAAGACGGCGAGGGCGGGAGCCTGGCCACGGAGGTCCGCGCGATCTTCGCCAGCCACGGCTGGACCCCGCTCGCGCCCAAGGGCGCCGGGCGCCTGCGCGACCGCTGGGAGTCGCTGGCCGCGCTGGTCTCCCTGGCCGAGGAGTACGGCCGCACGCACCCGGACGCCGGGCTCGACCGGTTCAGCGCCGAGCTGCGCGAGCGCGCCGACGCCCAGCACGCGCCGACCGTCGAGGGCGTCACGCTGTCCACCTTCCACGCCGCCAAGGGCTTGGAGTGGGACGCGGTCTTCCTGGTCGGCATGACCGAGGGCATGATGCCGATCACCTACGCCGAGACCCCCGAGCAGGTGGAGGAGGAGCGGCGGCTTCTCTATGTCGGGGTCACCCGCGCTCGCGAGCGGCTGTTCCTGTCGTGGGCGCTGGCGCGCTCCCCGGGCGGCCGGGCTTCGCGTTCCCCGTCGCGGTTCCTGGACGGGCTGCGCGGCGGCGTCGGCCGCGACACCCGCGAGGGCGCGGCGGGCGGCGTCATAAGAGGCGGTGGCTCCGGACGGCGCCGCGTCCCCACCTCGTCCGGCGACAGCGAGGAACGCCCGCGCCGCACGGTCGAGCCGATCACCTGCCGGGTCTGCCACCGGGCTCTGATCGACGCCGCCGAGCGCAAGATCGGCCGCTGCGAGGGCTGCCCGAGCACCCTGGACCCCGAGCTGTACGAGGCGCTGCGCGAATGGCGCTCGGACCAGGCGAAGAAGCAGAAGCTGCCGGTGTTCGCGGTCTTCACCGACGCCACGCTGATCGCGATCGGCGAGTCGCGGCCCGCCACGCTCGCCGCCCTGATCAAGATCGCCGGGGTCGGCAAGGCGAAGGGGGACCGCTACGGGGACGAGGTGCTGGGGCTCATCGCGAGTTCCGAGTCCGGGACGGCCCAGAGCTCGGCCCGGACCTCTGCTCAGACGTCTGCTCAGAGCTCTGGTTCAGCTCCCAAGCCGCGCACGGCTCAGACGTCCGAGACGGCTTCCGAGCCCGACCCCGCTCACAAGTCAGGGCAGGCCGCGGCGAGCTGA
- the nudC gene encoding NAD(+) diphosphatase produces MSEQANYFEGELGRMLLARSVVDRAGERRTDEDWLAAAWADAGTRVFAVDDSRAEALLEPEAGLVFHPGSVFDARYPGAERYFLGVDEQDVAYFAVSVGTPGPDGAPTASTAGSASTPGEALTSPRPPAAEQAPALGELRHVREVAAVLSDRDGGLLAHAVGLDNWHRTHGFCGVCGYPTRVTDAGSVRKCDHCGTEHYPRTDPAVIMAVTDPDDRLLLARNASWPPNRASVLAGFVEPGETLEAAVARECAEEAGLRVTSVRYLGSQPWPLPRSLMLGFTTTVDDPALHLDGAELDWAKWYSRAELKEAVTAGDLVMLPTEISIARRLVNHWYGGDPAGH; encoded by the coding sequence ATGAGCGAGCAGGCGAACTACTTCGAGGGCGAACTGGGCCGGATGCTGCTGGCGCGCTCGGTCGTCGACCGGGCCGGCGAGCGGCGCACCGACGAGGACTGGCTGGCCGCGGCCTGGGCCGACGCCGGCACCCGGGTGTTCGCGGTCGACGACAGCCGGGCCGAGGCACTACTGGAGCCGGAGGCCGGGCTGGTGTTCCACCCCGGGTCGGTGTTCGACGCCCGGTATCCCGGCGCCGAGCGCTACTTCCTCGGCGTGGACGAGCAGGACGTGGCGTACTTCGCGGTCAGCGTCGGCACGCCGGGACCGGACGGCGCGCCGACGGCCTCCACCGCCGGCTCCGCCTCCACCCCGGGCGAAGCGCTGACCTCGCCGCGGCCGCCGGCCGCCGAGCAGGCGCCGGCGCTGGGCGAGCTGCGGCACGTCCGCGAGGTCGCGGCGGTGCTGTCGGACCGGGACGGCGGCCTGCTGGCGCACGCGGTCGGGCTGGACAACTGGCACCGGACACACGGCTTCTGCGGCGTGTGCGGATACCCGACGCGGGTGACGGACGCCGGCTCGGTGCGCAAATGCGACCACTGCGGTACCGAGCACTACCCGCGGACCGACCCGGCCGTGATCATGGCGGTCACCGACCCGGACGACCGGCTGCTGCTGGCGCGCAACGCGTCGTGGCCGCCGAACCGGGCCTCGGTGCTGGCCGGTTTCGTCGAGCCCGGCGAGACGCTGGAGGCGGCGGTGGCGCGGGAGTGCGCGGAGGAGGCCGGGCTGCGGGTGACGTCCGTGCGCTACCTCGGCAGCCAGCCGTGGCCGCTGCCCCGCTCGCTGATGCTCGGCTTCACCACGACCGTGGACGACCCGGCGCTGCACCTGGACGGCGCCGAGCTGGACTGGGCGAAGTGGTACTCGCGGGCGGAGCTGAAGGAAGCGGTCACCGCCGGCGATCTCGTGATGCTGCCGACGGAGATCTCGATCGCGCGGCGTCTGGTCAACCACTGGTACGGCGGCGACCCGGCCGGGCACTGA
- a CDS encoding mycoredoxin codes for MDDQITMYSTSWCGYCRRLKSQLEREGIGFAEVNIEQVPEAADYVMSVNGGNQTVPTVVVVAPGGEKVAMTNPSLAQVKQAAGI; via the coding sequence ATGGACGACCAGATCACGATGTACTCGACGAGCTGGTGCGGTTACTGCCGGCGGCTGAAGAGCCAGCTCGAGCGCGAGGGCATCGGATTCGCCGAGGTCAACATCGAGCAGGTGCCCGAGGCGGCGGACTACGTGATGAGCGTCAACGGCGGCAACCAGACCGTCCCGACCGTGGTCGTCGTCGCCCCCGGCGGCGAGAAGGTCGCGATGACCAACCCCTCCCTGGCCCAGGTGAAGCAGGCCGCGGGCATCTGA
- a CDS encoding Mrp/NBP35 family ATP-binding protein, with translation MSIAVEHGITEDAIHKALSKVQDPEIHRSITELDMVKEVHVAADGTVKVAIFLTVAGCPMKDRLTNDIKSEVGTIAGVSAVEVELDVMSSEQREALKTKLRGGQVDREIPFAQPGSLTRVYAIASGKGGVGKSSVTVNLAAALVAKGLKVGVVDADIYGHSIPRMLGVTEPPTPIDDMILAPTAPSGVKVISIGMFTPGNSPVVWRGPMLHRAIQQFLGDVYWGDLDVLLLDLPPGTGDIAISVAQLVPNAEILVVTTPQQAAAEVAERAGTIAVQTRQRITGVIENMSWMPCPHCGEQVDVFGSGGGETVAEALTRATGTKVPVLGQIPIDVRLREGGDNGQPLTASDPDSPAAQVLIGIADKIATRSRGLVGMSLGVSPVRK, from the coding sequence ATGAGTATCGCCGTCGAGCATGGGATCACCGAGGACGCCATCCACAAGGCGCTCTCCAAGGTCCAGGACCCTGAGATCCACCGCTCCATCACCGAGCTGGACATGGTGAAAGAGGTCCATGTCGCCGCCGACGGCACCGTCAAGGTGGCCATCTTCCTCACGGTCGCCGGCTGTCCGATGAAGGACCGGCTCACCAACGACATCAAGTCCGAGGTCGGCACCATCGCCGGCGTGAGCGCCGTCGAGGTCGAGCTCGACGTGATGAGCTCGGAGCAGCGCGAGGCGCTGAAGACCAAGCTGCGCGGCGGCCAGGTCGACCGGGAGATCCCGTTCGCCCAGCCCGGCAGCCTGACCCGGGTGTACGCGATCGCCTCCGGCAAGGGCGGCGTCGGCAAGTCCTCCGTCACTGTGAACCTGGCGGCGGCGCTGGTCGCCAAGGGTCTGAAGGTCGGCGTCGTGGACGCCGACATCTACGGCCACTCGATCCCGCGCATGCTCGGCGTCACCGAGCCGCCCACGCCGATCGACGACATGATCCTGGCGCCGACCGCGCCGTCGGGCGTGAAGGTCATCTCCATCGGCATGTTCACCCCGGGCAACTCCCCGGTGGTCTGGCGCGGACCGATGCTGCACCGCGCGATCCAGCAGTTCCTCGGCGACGTCTACTGGGGCGACCTGGACGTCCTCCTGCTGGACCTGCCGCCCGGCACCGGCGACATCGCGATCTCGGTGGCCCAGCTGGTCCCGAACGCCGAGATCCTGGTCGTCACCACGCCGCAGCAGGCCGCCGCCGAGGTGGCCGAGCGCGCCGGCACCATCGCCGTGCAGACCCGCCAGCGCATCACCGGCGTCATCGAGAACATGTCCTGGATGCCGTGCCCGCACTGCGGCGAGCAGGTCGACGTCTTCGGCAGCGGCGGCGGCGAGACCGTGGCCGAGGCCCTGACCCGCGCCACCGGCACCAAGGTCCCGGTCCTGGGCCAGATCCCGATCGACGTCCGGCTGCGCGAGGGCGGCGACAACGGCCAGCCGCTCACCGCCTCCGACCCCGACTCCCCCGCGGCCCAGGTCCTGATCGGCATCGCGGACAAGATCGCGACCCGCAGCCGCGGACTGGTCGGCATGTCGCTGGGCGTCTCCCCGGTCCGCAAGTAG
- a CDS encoding class I SAM-dependent methyltransferase, translated as MSQAPAHTPDTAAHQPDPPRERYGDRLFRPERLDTEIPRLSARAAMYDDHTFGCLKALGVSPGWRCLDVGTGPGHVARWLAAAVGPQGTVTALDRSTRMLDTYAHPPNLDALEADALTAEPGRYDLVHCRLTLMHTPQRAALLARMASWVRPGGWLIVGDDVDFATHSSPHQALRQTFAAMRRMLNTTIGTDFHFARDYPGHLRELGLTPIGEQATTPTLRAGTAPNEFWLRTWDQLWPRMELDEAVYREARRLLQDPEVVDLSLTHITAWGRRPE; from the coding sequence ATGAGCCAGGCTCCCGCGCACACCCCCGACACCGCCGCGCACCAGCCCGATCCACCCCGCGAACGCTACGGCGACCGCCTGTTCCGCCCGGAGCGCCTCGACACCGAGATCCCCCGCCTGTCCGCCCGCGCGGCCATGTACGACGACCACACCTTCGGCTGCCTGAAGGCGCTCGGCGTATCCCCCGGATGGCGCTGCCTGGACGTCGGCACGGGCCCGGGCCACGTCGCCCGCTGGCTCGCCGCCGCCGTCGGCCCGCAGGGCACCGTCACAGCCCTGGACCGCAGCACCCGCATGCTGGACACCTACGCCCACCCCCCGAACCTCGACGCCCTCGAAGCCGACGCCCTGACCGCCGAACCGGGCCGCTACGACCTCGTCCACTGCCGCCTCACCCTGATGCACACCCCGCAACGCGCCGCCCTCCTGGCCCGCATGGCCTCCTGGGTCCGCCCCGGCGGCTGGCTCATCGTCGGCGACGACGTCGACTTCGCCACCCACTCCTCACCCCACCAAGCACTCCGCCAAACCTTCGCCGCCATGCGCCGCATGCTGAACACCACCATCGGCACCGACTTCCACTTCGCCCGCGACTACCCCGGCCACCTCCGCGAACTCGGCCTGACCCCCATCGGCGAACAGGCCACCACCCCGACCCTGCGCGCCGGCACCGCCCCCAACGAATTCTGGCTCCGCACCTGGGACCAACTCTGGCCGCGCATGGAACTCGACGAGGCGGTCTACCGGGAGGCGCGCCGCCTGTTGCAGGACCCTGAGGTCGTCGACCTGTCGCTGACGCACATCACGGCTTGGGGGCGGCGGCCCGAGTAG
- the serA gene encoding phosphoglycerate dehydrogenase, with translation MSAKPVVLIAEELSPATVDALGPDFEIRHCNGADRAELLAALPEADALLVRSATKVNAEALAVAGQLKVVARAGVGLDNVDVGAATKAGVMVVNAPTSNITSAAELAIALLLATARHIPKANASLKSGKWERSKFTGVELDEKVVGIVGFGRIGQLVAQRLAPFGVRLLAYDPYVQPARAGQLGAKVVSLDELLAESDFITVHLPKTPETLGLIGEEALTKVKPGVRIINAARGGIVDEAALAIAIKEGRVGGAGVDVFLTEPCTESPLFDLDQVVVTPHLGASTDEAQEKAGIAVAKSVRLALAGELVPDAVNVQGGTIAEDVRPGLPLAERLGRVFTALAGAAPTQLDVIVRGEITQHDVKVLELAALKGVFADVVEHSVSYVNAPLLATERGMEVRLTTSSDSPDYRNMTTVRGVLADGSVVSVSGTVTGPRLVEKIVEVDGFQLDVTIAEHLLFLRYTDRPGVVGQLGGVLGAAGINIGGMQVARAAKGGEALVALTVDSVVPAGLLEEIKAAIGATAVHSISLEN, from the coding sequence GTGTCCGCCAAACCCGTCGTCCTGATCGCCGAGGAGCTGTCGCCGGCCACCGTCGACGCGCTCGGCCCCGATTTCGAGATCCGGCACTGCAACGGCGCCGACCGCGCCGAGCTGCTCGCCGCGCTCCCCGAGGCCGACGCCCTGCTGGTGCGCTCCGCGACCAAGGTGAACGCCGAGGCGCTGGCCGTCGCCGGGCAGCTGAAGGTCGTCGCCCGGGCCGGCGTCGGCCTGGACAACGTCGACGTCGGCGCCGCCACCAAGGCCGGCGTCATGGTGGTCAACGCCCCCACCTCGAACATCACCTCCGCCGCGGAGCTGGCGATCGCGCTGCTGCTGGCCACCGCGCGGCACATCCCCAAGGCGAACGCCTCGCTGAAGTCCGGCAAGTGGGAGCGCAGCAAGTTCACCGGCGTGGAGCTGGACGAGAAGGTCGTCGGCATCGTCGGCTTCGGCCGGATCGGGCAGCTGGTCGCCCAGCGCCTGGCGCCGTTCGGCGTGCGGCTGCTGGCCTACGACCCCTACGTGCAGCCGGCCCGGGCCGGGCAGCTCGGCGCGAAGGTCGTCAGCCTGGACGAGCTGCTGGCCGAGTCCGACTTCATCACCGTGCACCTGCCGAAGACCCCCGAGACCCTCGGGCTCATCGGTGAGGAGGCGCTGACCAAGGTCAAGCCGGGCGTCCGGATCATCAACGCGGCGCGCGGCGGGATCGTGGACGAGGCCGCGCTGGCCATCGCGATCAAGGAGGGCCGGGTCGGCGGCGCCGGGGTCGACGTGTTCCTCACCGAGCCGTGCACCGAGTCCCCGCTGTTCGACCTGGACCAGGTCGTCGTGACCCCGCACCTGGGCGCCTCGACCGACGAGGCCCAGGAGAAGGCCGGCATCGCGGTGGCCAAGTCGGTGCGCCTGGCGCTGGCCGGCGAGCTGGTCCCGGACGCGGTGAACGTGCAGGGCGGCACCATCGCCGAGGACGTGCGTCCCGGCCTGCCGCTGGCCGAGCGCCTGGGCCGGGTCTTCACCGCCCTGGCCGGCGCCGCGCCGACCCAGCTCGACGTGATCGTCCGCGGCGAGATCACCCAGCACGACGTGAAGGTGCTCGAGCTGGCCGCGCTCAAGGGCGTGTTCGCCGACGTGGTCGAGCACTCGGTGTCCTACGTCAACGCCCCGCTGCTGGCCACCGAGCGCGGCATGGAGGTCCGGCTGACGACCAGCTCGGACAGCCCGGACTACCGCAACATGACCACGGTCCGCGGCGTCCTGGCCGACGGCTCGGTGGTCTCGGTCTCCGGCACCGTCACCGGCCCGCGCCTGGTCGAGAAGATCGTCGAGGTCGACGGCTTCCAGCTCGACGTCACCATCGCCGAGCACCTGCTCTTCCTGCGCTACACCGACCGCCCCGGCGTCGTCGGCCAGCTCGGCGGCGTCCTCGGCGCCGCGGGCATCAACATCGGCGGCATGCAGGTCGCCCGCGCCGCCAAGGGCGGCGAGGCCCTGGTCGCCCTCACCGTCGACTCGGTGGTCCCGGCCGGCCTGCTCGAGGAGATCAAGGCCGCCATCGGCGCCACCGCGGTGCACAGCATCTCGCTGGAGAACTGA